A window of the Lactuca sativa cultivar Salinas chromosome 7, Lsat_Salinas_v11, whole genome shotgun sequence genome harbors these coding sequences:
- the LOC111898475 gene encoding uncharacterized mitochondrial protein AtMg00810-like, producing MGNGSITIVAVYVDDILVIGNNIDEITSLKAFLDAQFRIKDLGTINFFLGLEFTRNTTSMIVHQSKFIRELLSHYSIDDDNIPVSTPLSNKNKLQPNVGVSLNDPTTYRQLIGKLNFLVHTRPDLAYSIQYLSQFNQHPTQDHHEVAIHVLKYLKSSKVQGLFFNKDSTFTLDAYYDSNWASCPITRRSVSGFFILFGGSPISWKSKKQATVSLSSAEAEHRSMQL from the coding sequence ATGGGTAATGGTTCTATTACTATTGTTGctgtttatgttgatgatattctTGTTATTGGCAACAATATTGATGAGATTACATCTTTGAAAGCCTTTCTAGATGCTCAATTTCGGATCAAAGATTTGGGAACAATCAATTTTTTTCTCGGCCTAGAGTTTACACGAAATACAACTAGTATGATTGTTCATCAGAGTAAATTCATACGTGAATTACTCTCTCATTATTCTATTGATGATGACAATATACCTGTTTCTACACCATTGTCAAACAAGAACAAATTACAACCCAATGTTGGAGTTTCCCTTAATGATCCTACAACTTATAGACAACTGATTGGAAAGTTGAACTTTTTAGTTCATACACGACCAGATCTTGCTTATTCCATTCAATACTTGAGTCAATTCAATCAACATCCTACTCAAGATCATCATGAAGTTGCTATTCATGTACTGAAATACTTAAAGTCTTCCAAAGTCCAAGGCTTATTTTTCAACAAAGATTCCACTTTTACCCTTGATGCTTACTATGATTCTAATTGGGCTTCATGTCCAATCACCAGGAGGTCTGTAAGTGGTTTCTTTATTCTATTTGGAGGATCACCCATTTCATGGAAGTCTAAGAAGCAAGCTACCGTTTCTTTATCATCTGCAGAAGCTGAACATCGGTCTATGCAATTGTAA